GCAGAAGATCCACGCCCTCAAGACTTACAAGCAGGGCCTACTGCAGCAGCTCTTTCCCCCACTTGAGAGCCAGTGAGCCATGAGCGACGCAACGACGTTCAAAGATCTCAACGCCCTCGCCGCACACCTGCGTCAAGAGCTAGAGAACAAGAAGTTCATCCTGCTCTACGCCTACAACGGCGTGGGCAAGACCCGGCTGTCTACCGCATTCAAGGACCTCGGCAAAGTCGTGAACATCGATGACCAGACCGAACAGCGCGACACGCTCTACTACAACGCCTTCACCGAAGACCTTTTCATGTGGGATAACGACCTAGAGAATGACAGCGAGCGGAAACTGAAGCTAAACACGGATTCGAGCTTCTTCGCGGGCCTCGAGTCGATGGAGATGGACAATCGCATCCGTACCCTGCTCGACCGGTACACGGACTTCGAGTTCCGGATCGACACCACCAGCTGGGAGGTGGTCTTCGCTCGAGAGTTCAGGGTGAGGAAGGACGGCACGGCCGGCAACGAGACTGACAGTGCGGACGCGGGACCGGGAGAGGACGAAGACGCGTACGAAACCCGCCGCGAGGAGTCCATCAAAGTCTCCCGGGGCGAAGAGAACATCTTCATCTGGTGTTTCTTCCTCGCCATCGTCGAGCTCGCGCTCGATGACGATGGAACCGGTCCCTACAAATGGGTCAAACATATCTACATTGACGACCCGATCTCATCGCTTGATGAGCACAACGCCATCGCCGTGGCAAATCATCTGGCAAAGCTGCTCAAGAGGCCGGAGAGCCGCCTGAAGACGGTGATCTCAACGCACCACACACTGTTCTTCAACGTGCTGTGCAATGAGCTAAAAAGGGCGAACAAGTATTTTCTTAGCCGCGACGGGTCGCCGGAGGGGCTTCTCCTGCGCAACACTGGGGATACGCCATTCTTCCACCATGTGGCTGCGCTCGCTGAGCTCTACGAGGCGGACCGCGATGGCAGCCTGTACACTCATCACTTCAACATGCTCCGCGCAATCCTGGAGAAGACCGCAAGTTTTCATGGCTACGAGAACTTCTCCGCGTGCATCAAACGCGATGCTGACGATGAATACGGCATCCTTCACACACGGTTGATCAACATCCTCAGCCACGGGAACTACTCGTTATTCGAGCCGCGGGAGATGCTGGAGGAGAACAAGCGGTACTTCCGGAAGATCCTTCACGAGTTCATTGACTGCTACCCCTTCAACCCCGCCTTGTTCCGGAGTGAGCCGGCGACTGAATTTAATGATGCGACATGACAGAACAGAATCAGCAGCAGCTGGGCAAGACACTCTGGGGCATCGCCGACCAACTCCGCGGGGCGATGAACGCGGACGATTTTCGCGACTACATGCTCGCGTTCCTGTTCCTCCGTTACCTCTCGGACAACTACGAGCGGGCCGCGAAGAAGGAACTCGGTCGAGACTACCCGGACCCGAACGCCATCGGTAATGCGGGACGGTCGTCCCTGTCTGTCTGGTACGAACGGAACTCTGGAGATGTGTCGGACTTCGAGAAGCAGATGCGTCTCAAGGCGCACTATGTCATTCGCCCCGAGCACCTCTGGGCCAGCATCGCTCACATGGCCCGCACCCAGGACGGCGAGTTGCTCAAAACGCTCCAGGCAGGCTTCAAATACATTGAGAACGAGTCATTCCAAAGCACGTTCTCGGGTCTGTTCTCGGAGATCAATCTCGGCTCCGACAAGCTCGGCAAGACCTACGCGGATCGGAACGCGAAGCTCTGCAAGATCATCACCAGGATAGCCAAGGGCCTCGCGGAATTCTCTATGGACAGCGACACGCTGGGAGACGCTTACGAGTACCTGATCGGCCAGTTCGCTGCAGGTTCGGGCAAGAAGGCCGGTGAGTTCTACACACCGCAGCGGATCTCGGACATCCTCTCCGTAGTCGTCACGCTCGACAGCCAGGAGCCGAGGACCGGCAAGCGTAAGTACCTTGCCAGCGTGATGGACTTCGCCTGCGGCTCGGGCTCGCTGCTGCTCAACGTGCGCAAGCGCGTGGGACCGCACGGCATCGGCAAGATCTTCGGGCAGGAGAAGAACATCACCACTTACAATCTCGCGCGGATGAACATGCTGCTGCACGGAGTGAAGGACTCAGAGTTCGAGATCTATCACGGTGACACGCTGACCAACGACTGGGACTTGCTCCGCGAGACGAATCCGGCCAAAAAGCCCCTCTTCGATGCCGTGGTTGCCAACCCGCCGTTTAGCTACCGCTGGGGCCCGAGCGAGGCGCTGGGCGAGGACGTGCGCTTCAAGAACTACGGGCTGGCTCCGAAGTCGGCGGCGGACTTCGCGTTCCTGCTGCACGGGTTTCACTACCTTAAGGATGACGGTGTGATGGCGATCATCCTGCCGCACGGCGTGCTGTTCCGCGGCGGCGCGGAGGCGAAGATTCGCCGCAAGCTCCTTGACGACGGGCACATCGACACTGTCATCGGTCTTCCGGCGAATCTGTTCTACTCGACCGGCATCCCGGTCTGCGTCCTTGTCCTGAAGAAGTGCAAGAAGCCTGATGATGTCCTGTTCATCAACGCGTTCGAGCATTTCGAGAAGGGAAAGCGGCAGAACTACCTGTCCGACGAGCATATCGAGAAGATCATCGACACGTACAGGCAGCGCCCGGAGCGCATTGAGCGGTACGCCAGACGCGTGGAGATGGACGAAATCGAGGCCAACGACTATAACCTAAACATCTCGCTCTATGTCAGCACGGCCAAGCCGGAGGTCGCGATCGATCTGTCGGCTACGCACAAGGAGTTGGTCGAGATCGAGAAAAAGATTCAGGAGGCAACGGCAAAGCACAACGCGTTTCTGAAGGAACTCGGACTAACCCCATTGCCAGCACCCAATAAGTGATCGAAACGACCCCTCCGCGTATGGCTGGCGCCGCAT
The genomic region above belongs to Acidobacteriota bacterium and contains:
- a CDS encoding AAA family ATPase, whose translation is MSDATTFKDLNALAAHLRQELENKKFILLYAYNGVGKTRLSTAFKDLGKVVNIDDQTEQRDTLYYNAFTEDLFMWDNDLENDSERKLKLNTDSSFFAGLESMEMDNRIRTLLDRYTDFEFRIDTTSWEVVFAREFRVRKDGTAGNETDSADAGPGEDEDAYETRREESIKVSRGEENIFIWCFFLAIVELALDDDGTGPYKWVKHIYIDDPISSLDEHNAIAVANHLAKLLKRPESRLKTVISTHHTLFFNVLCNELKRANKYFLSRDGSPEGLLLRNTGDTPFFHHVAALAELYEADRDGSLYTHHFNMLRAILEKTASFHGYENFSACIKRDADDEYGILHTRLINILSHGNYSLFEPREMLEENKRYFRKILHEFIDCYPFNPALFRSEPATEFNDAT
- a CDS encoding type I restriction-modification system subunit M, whose protein sequence is MTEQNQQQLGKTLWGIADQLRGAMNADDFRDYMLAFLFLRYLSDNYERAAKKELGRDYPDPNAIGNAGRSSLSVWYERNSGDVSDFEKQMRLKAHYVIRPEHLWASIAHMARTQDGELLKTLQAGFKYIENESFQSTFSGLFSEINLGSDKLGKTYADRNAKLCKIITRIAKGLAEFSMDSDTLGDAYEYLIGQFAAGSGKKAGEFYTPQRISDILSVVVTLDSQEPRTGKRKYLASVMDFACGSGSLLLNVRKRVGPHGIGKIFGQEKNITTYNLARMNMLLHGVKDSEFEIYHGDTLTNDWDLLRETNPAKKPLFDAVVANPPFSYRWGPSEALGEDVRFKNYGLAPKSAADFAFLLHGFHYLKDDGVMAIILPHGVLFRGGAEAKIRRKLLDDGHIDTVIGLPANLFYSTGIPVCVLVLKKCKKPDDVLFINAFEHFEKGKRQNYLSDEHIEKIIDTYRQRPERIERYARRVEMDEIEANDYNLNISLYVSTAKPEVAIDLSATHKELVEIEKKIQEATAKHNAFLKELGLTPLPAPNK